The Panicum virgatum strain AP13 chromosome 5K, P.virgatum_v5, whole genome shotgun sequence genome has a window encoding:
- the LOC120705592 gene encoding protein DJ-1 homolog B-like, whose amino-acid sequence MASPAPVKKVLVPIAAGSEPVEATVPIDVLRRAGAHVTIAATGGLLVHAMYGVKIGADATVADCADASYDLVALPGGIPGAANLGDCAALESIVRRHALKGRLYAAICAAPPLALARWGLLNGLKATAHPAFVDEFPAEVAAVDANVVVDGKVVTARGPAMAMEFALALVEQLYGKDKVDQIAKPMLVRYEPGYTFKELNPIQWQCNGTPKVLIPLANANEEMEVITIIDALRRANAAVVVASAEDGVEIVARHNTRIVADVLLDAAADQQFDLIIVPGGMPGAKTLAGKEKLVALLKKQAEANRPYAAIGAATAQVLQPHGLLKGKKATTGTSMACLLADAGECENRVLVDGNLITSRGPGTAMEFAVAVVEKLMGSEAAREVAEGLLFV is encoded by the exons ATGGCGTCTCCTGCTCCCGTCAAGAAG GTGCTGGTGCCGATCGCCGCCGGCTCCGAGCCCGTGGAGGCGACCGTCCCTATCGACGTCCTCCGCCGCGCGGGCGCCCACGTCACCATCGCGGCCACGGGCGGCCTGCTCGTCCACGCCATGTACGGCGTCAAGATCGGCGCGGACGCCACCGTCGCCGACTGCGCCGACGCGTCCTATGACCTCGTCGCCCTCCCC GGAGGGATCCCCGGCGCGGCCAACCTCGGCGACTGCGCCGCGCTGGAGAGCATCGTGAGGAGGCACGCGCTCAAGGGCCGGCTCTACGCCGCcatctgcgccgcgccgccgctggccttgGCGCGCTGGGGCCTGCTCAACGGCCTCAAG GCAACTGCTCATCCGGCGTTCGTCGACGAGTTCCCGGCCGAGGTGGCCGCCGTGGACGCCAACGTGGTGGTCGACGGCAAGGTCGTCACAGCCCGTGggccggcgatggcgatggAGTTCGCTCTCGCCTTGGTGGAACAGCTCTACGGGAAGGACAAAGTTGACCAGATTGCCAAACCAATG CTTGTCAGATATGAACCTGGGTATACCTTCAAGGAGCTCAACCCGATCCAATGGCAATGCAACGGCACGCCCAAG GTTCTGATCCCTCTCGCCAACGCGAACGAGGAGATGGAGGTGATAACGATCATCGACGCGCTGCGCCGGGCCAACGCGGCCGTCGTGGTGGCGTCGGCCGAGGACGGCGTCGAGATCGTCGCGCGCCACAACACGAGGATCGTCGCCGACGTgctgctcgacgccgccgccgaccagcaGTTCGACCTGATCATCGTGCCG GGCGGCATGCCCGGCGCGAAGACGCTCGCCGGCAAGGAGAAGCTCGTCGCGTTGCTGAAGAAGCAGGCGGAGGCGAACAGACCGTACGCCGCCATCGGCGCCGCGACGGCTCAGGTGCTCCAGCCGCACGGCCTCCTCAAG GGCAAGAAGGCGACGACGGGCACGTCCATGGCGTGCCTGCTGGCGGACGCCGGCGAGTGCGAGAACAGGGTGCTCGTCGACGGGAACCTGATCACGAGCAGGGGCCCCGGGACGGCCATGGAGTTCGCGGTGGCCGTCGTGGAGAAGCTGATGgggagcgaggcggcgcgggaggtggCGGAAGGCTTGCTCTTCGTCTGA
- the LOC120705591 gene encoding cleavage stimulation factor subunit 77-like, whose amino-acid sequence MPEEKSGGGGGGGGGGHGVGGDIYNVQAAEILAKEALLLPINEAAPIYERLLATFPTAAKYWKQYVEAYMATNNDEATKQIFSRCLLNCLHISLWRCYINFIRRINDKRGSEGLDETKKAFDFMLNYVGNDAASGPVWMEYITFLKSMPAVTPQEESHRMTTVRKVYQKAILVPTNRVEQLWKEYENFENSVSRTLAKGLLSEYQPKFNSAKAVYRERKKYIDDIDWNVLAIPPTGSYKEEQQSMAWKRLLTFEKGNPQRIDVTTANRRVTFTYEQCLMYLYHHPDIWYDYAMWHAKNGSMDSAAKIFQRALKAIPDSEVLKYAFAEMEESRGAIQTAKTIYESLLGENASITSLAHIQFIRFLRRTEGIEAARKYFLDARKSPSCTYHVYVAYATMAFCLDKDAKVAQSVFEAGLKRFMQEPGYILEYADFLCRLNDDRNVRALFERALSLLPPEKSTEVWKRFVQFEHTYGDLSSMLKVEQRRKEALSRTSEDVLSASENTLHDVVSRYSFMDLWPCSSKELDYLVRQEWLAKNTVKVDRSATLNTSSMLDKGTVGISARARSLPQSGKVVRPVTSQMVIYDPRQMKGPEISPATSGYTKEVEDMLKMLSPSTTSFIKNLPAIEGPSPDIDVVLSVLLQSTLPAAQNARKAGVASELSGVGKSGLNQNGSVHRPPRERRKDAGRHTVQEEEDATTVQSQAAVPRDIFRLRQIQRSRGLGVGGATAASQSGSSAFSFSGGGSAFSGDHSASTD is encoded by the exons ATGCCTGAAGAG AaatcaggaggaggaggcggcggcggcggcggcggccatggtgttGGAGGCGACATCTACAATGTCCAGGCCGCCGAGATCCTCGCCAAGGAGGCCCTC CTGCTCCCCATCAACGAGGCTGCCCCCATCTACGAGAGGCTTCTCGCCACCTTCCCCACGGCT gccaagtactggAAGCAGTATGTCGAAGCCTACATGGCCACCAACAATGACGAAGCCACCAAGCAGATTTTCAGCAGATGCCTGCTCAACTGCCTCCACATTAGCCTTTG GCGCTGTTACATCAACTTCATCAGGAGAATTAATGATAAAAGGGGCTCTGAGGGTCTCGATGAGACAAAAAAGGCCTTTGACTTCATGCTGAACTATGTTG GGAATGATGCTGCTTCTGGTCCTGTTTGGATGGAGTATATTACATTCTTGAAGTCAATGCCG gctgtgactccccaggaagAGTCGCATCGCATGACTACTGTACGTAAAGTGTACCAGAAAGCAATTTTAGTTCCAACTAATCGTGTAGAACAGCTATGGAAGGAATATGAGAACTTCGAGAATTCCGTCAGCCGCACCTTG GCAAAAGGTTTGTTATCTGAATATCAGCCAAAATTTAACAGTGCTAAAGCTGTATATAGAGAGCGAAAAAaatacattgatgatattgatTGGAACGTGCTGGCCATCCCCCCTACAGGCTCTTACAAG GAAGAGCAACAGTCTATGGCATGGAAAAGACTTTTGACATTTGAAAA GGGGAATCCTCAAAGGATAGATGTTACAACAGCTAATAGGCGTGTTACGTTTACTTATGAGCAA TGCCTGATGTATCTATATCATCATCCTGATATATGGTATGATTATGCTATGTGGCATGCGAAGAACGGTTCTATGGATTCAGCAGCCAAAATATTTCAGCGTGCTCTAAAAGCGATCCCTG attctGAAGTACTTAAGTATGCTTTTGCTGAAATGGAAGAGTCCAGAGGGGCAATACAG ACTGCGAAGACAATATACGAGTCTCTTCTAGGTGAAAATGCTAGCATCACCTCACTTGCACACATTCAG TTTATTCGGTTTCTAAGGAGAACTGAAGGCATTGAAGCAGCTCGTAAGTACTTTTTGGATGCTCGGAAGTCACCAAGCTGCACTTATCATGTGTATGTTGCTTATGCTACAATGGCATTCTGCCTCGACAAGGACGCAAAG GTGGCACAAAGTGTGTTTGAAGCAGGTTTAAAGAGATTTATGCAAGAGCCAGGATACATCCTTGA ATATGCGGACTTCCTGTGTCGTTTAAATGATGATAGAAATGTGCGTGCTTTGTTTGAGAGAGCACTGAGCTTACTTCCTCCTGAGAAATCCACAGAG GTATGGAAGCGGTTTGTTCAATTTGAGCACACTTATGGGGACTTGTCAAGCATGCTTAAG GTTGAACAAAGAAGGAAGGAGGCTCTATCTAGGACATCAGAAGATGTCCTATCTGCAtcagaaaacacacttcatgacgTAGTTTCTCGATACAGTTTTATGGATCTTTGGCCATGTTCATCAAAAGAATTGGATTATCTAGTGAGACAAGAG TGGCTTGCAAAAAACACTGTTAAGGTTGACAGATCAGCTACGCTGAATACCAGCAGTATGCTAG ATAAAGGTACTGTGGGAATTAGTGCAAGGGCGAGGTCGCTACCACAATCTGGAAAAGTTGTTCGTCCTGTGACTTCCCAAATGGTTATTTATGATCCAAGGCAGATGAAAG GCCCAGAGATTTCGCCGGCTACCAGTGGCTACACGAAGGAGGTTGAAGACATGCTCAAAATGCTATCTCCGTCGACTACGTctttcatcaagaatttgcctGCTATTGAAG GACCATCGCCGGATATTGATGTGGTGCTCAGTGTGCTGCTGCAGAGCACATTGCCAGCTGCACAGAATGCTCGGAAAGCAGGTGTCGCGAGCGAGCTCTCGGGCGTCGGCAAATCTGGACTAAACCAGAACGGATCTGTTCATAGACCTccaagagagaggaggaaggatgCCGGAA GGCACACTGTGCAGGAGGAAGAGGATGCGACGACGGTACAGAGCCAAGCCGCAGTTCCAAGGGACATATTCAGGCTTCGGCAGATCCAGAGGAGCCGTGGGTTGGGCGTGGGTGGTGCCACCGCTGCCTCACAATCTGGATCCTCGGCATTCTCCTTCTCCGGCGGTGGAAGCGCCTTCTCCGGGGACCACTCTGCGAGCACAGACTAG